In the genome of Acidobacteriota bacterium, the window ACAGATCTTGAAGGACGGATTTCCGGCGTACGGCGGGTTTTCGGGAAGTCTTAGTTTGCTTGAGATACCACCGCTCGATCTGAAACAGGTCGAGGTTATAAAAGGCCCAAGTGCGACACTTTTCGGCGGTGACGCAATAGCGGGTGTCGTAAACTTTGTCACAAAAGATCCGGGCCGGGTCCGGTCGACCAACTGATCCTAAATCAAACATCCGCGATCGGCACTGATGTTTCTGGATTCAATTCGCAGAAATTCAAGCGATTTGGCTACACACTGCTCGCGTCGACGAATTATCAGAAGGAATACGACGTGGACGATGATGAATTCACCGAGCTGCCGAAAACAAAGGCTTTCGGATTCACGCCAAAGCTGGTTTTCTACCTGAATGACAAAACGACACTGACGGTCGGCAATTCATTCTCGTATCAGGACCGGAAAGGCGGCGACGTTCTCGCTCTTCGCGGCAAGCCGAACGCTTTACACACATATTTTGAGGAGAATAAGTCGCTTCGAAATGTCACAACCTTCAACCTCGACCACCAATTTGCTGACGGAAGCCGCTTTTTGCGAAGCAGAGTTTGCCGTCTTCAGCCGGAAGCTTTCCACGCCGAATTACGGATTTGACGGCGGCCAGTTCAATTCGTTTACCGATGTTTCTTACTCGCGGTTGGTGGGAAAACACGCCTTAGTTTTTGGCGGCAGTGCGATCTATGACCGCTTTCGAGAGGATTCGGCTGGAGTTCTGTCACCCAGAAACGAAACGCGAAGCTACGGCGGCGTTTTTGTTCAGGACACCGTTGATCTAACGAGCAGATTCTCGCTCGAAGCCGGTTTTCGGCTCGACAGGGCCAAGGATTACGGCACATTCGCGTTGCCGCAGTTTCGGGTTTTATCGGTTTACCGACAATTTCACAACCCGGCTCGGTTTCGGACTCGGCTATAAAGCGCCGACGATGTTTACTGAAGAAGCAGAAATACTCCTCTTCCAAAAATGTCGCTGGTGTGGGCAGCGATCTAAAAGCCCGAACGCAGCAAAGGCGGAACGCTAGATCTGAACTATCGCGGTTCGGTAGGGAGAAAAGTTCACCACTCGATCAATCAGATGTTCTTTTACACTGACATAACCGACCCCATCATTCTGAAGCCGGACACTCTCTCAACATCTACCGGTTTCAACTCAATTCCTCCGCCATCAGCAAAGGCATCGAGTCGAACCTTCGCCTCGGCTACGGCGTCGCGAAGCTTTTCGTCGGCTACACGCTCACCGACGCCAAGGCCGGCTATCTCGCAGGGACGCGTCGTTTGACGCTGTTGCCGAAACATCGCGTGAATTCGTCTCTCGTGTTCGAAAAGCACGAGAGTTACAAGTTCGGAGCAGAATTTTACTTACGCGAGCCGACAAACGCTCGAGGATCGATCTTTGACTCGATCAACAGCGGAGGTCGGTCTATTTGGCGAGAAAACCTTCGGCAAGGTCAGCCTTTTCATCAATGGCGAAAACCTGACCGACGTTCGTCAGGGACGCTACGGCCTGGTGGTCATTCCGCCGCACACGAATCCAACTTTCGCCGAGATCTATACGCATCTTGAAGGGCGTGTATTTAACGGTGGAATAAAACTACGGTTTTGATCTAGTGATGATGTCCTTTTCGCTTTTCCGGCGGGATTCCCGCCTGGATCGTGTTTTTGACAAATGAAACGACCGCGGAGATCTGTTCCGGGGTAAGTTTTTCGTGAAAGGCGGGCATTTTGCCCGT includes:
- a CDS encoding TonB-dependent receptor; its protein translation is MSQPSTSTTNLLTEAAFCEAEFAVFSRKLSTPNYGFDGGQFNSFTDVSYSRLVGKHALVFGGSAIYDRFREDSAGVLSPRNETRSYGGVFVQDTVDLTSRFSLEAGFRLDRAKDYGTFALPQFRVLSVYRQFHNPARFRTRL
- a CDS encoding TonB-dependent receptor plug domain-containing protein, translated to MSRLSTKKRSTKDQHASGKCLDGPARSTGIQVQQTSATSNTQTVRIQGLDGRYTQILKDGFPAYGGFSGSLSLLEIPPLDLKQVEVIKGPSATLFGGDAIAGVVNFVTKDPGRVRSTN